CATCCGGTTCACTTCCACCAGCCCGGCCCCGTACGTTAGCTGCTTCCGCTCCAGCCGCGCCAGCGTTCCCATCAGCACCACGCGCAGCGCCGTCGCGCTCGAAAGGTTCCCCAGTTGGTCCTTCAGAAGACCCGCCGCCAGCGGCGTCACGCCCGAGACCTTGTCCATCGCCTCGCGCAGTTCCGCGATGTGAGACTCCTCGCTCGGGCTCTCCGCGTCGCCCCCGAACTCCTCGATCGAGGCCTCCGGGTTGTCCGTCGCCCACATCCGGCCGGGCGCCACGGGGCGGTCCTCGAACCCCTCGATCCCGCGCCCGAGGTACATCTTGAAACTCTGGAACGTCACCCGGTTCGCCCGGTCCGACAGGCGCGTGTTCAGTTCGTCCTGGAGCGGGACGAGCGGCTCGACTTCCCCCAGCCCCTCGTAGTGGTAGGGATGGGCGAGGTTCTGGATGTGAACGACCGGGACACGCCCGAGGGGATTTTCGCCCTCGCCCGCAAGTTCCCCGTCCTCGTACCGCTGCCACCACCGCGGACCGAGGATCTCCAGCACCTCCACCTCGTCGATCTGCGGACGCGACCGGCCGAGCAGCCGCTCCGCCGGCGTCCCGTCGGCCACCCGGTTCGCCTGTTTCCGGAACGTCTGAATCCAGTACCGCAGACGCCGGTAATCGTCCTCCTCGAGGATCGGCAGAACCCGCGGCGCCTCGACGGCTTCGATCGCCACGGCCGACGCCGCTCGCGATTCCACGCTCGCGCCCTCGCCGGCCTCCACCGGCCTCGCACGGACCACCAGGTCCACGAAGCCGTAGATCGCCCCGAGCAGCGCCGCTTCCTCCAGGAGCGCCTGGCCTCCGTTGGCCGCCCACACCACGCGGAGCACCGCCTCGATCTGCGACGCGAGGTCCCGGCTCTCGGCCAGGCTCTCCACCGCGACCGGCTTCCCGGCGAGGTAGTGCACCCCGCAGTCCACCCGCCAGCCGATGTCGTTCTCGATGACGACTTCTTTGCGGCGAAACGCGCCGTGCGGCACGCCTTCGCCGCCATACCCCAGGTGCGACCGCCCCGTGATCCGCGCCGGCAGGCCGAACTCCTGCGCCTGCGTGTACGGGCGCGCACACGCCGCCCAGTCGCTGTCGATCGAACGCACCGCCTCCAGGTCCGCCAAGCCCGCCACGAGCGGCGACAGGTCGTTCTTGTAGTACGCCCACAGCCGATTGAAATGAATCGCGCGCGGGATTGCATCGTCCCGCACCAGGTATTCGACAAGCCCCGCGTCCAGTTCCGGGTCCGCGAAGTTACGGAAGTCCAGCCGCATCGGCTTCGTCACTCCGAACCTCCTTCCATCGCGCCCGCCGGTCACGCGTACCGGTGCTTCCTCAATAGGAGGCGCCGGACGCCGGCGTTTCACGCGCCCCGTCGCTGCAACGCTCCGGCCGAACGCAAAGGCGGGCGGGCGCCTCCGCGCCGGCGCCTTCCGCCCGCGACCTTCTGGCCGCAGCGGCGAAACGCGAAGACGCGCCGCACACGCCCTCCACCCTTGGGCGGCGCGCCGCGTCCCGTGCCACCAAACGGCCAACGCCATACAGTTTCCCGTGCCGCCAAAGACCGCAACTCCTGCCCGGATAAGGACTTGCGAATTCCCGCGGTTCGGCCGGATTCCCCCGGAGGGTGGGCACGTTTGTGTCACGTCCGCGCGGGTCGCCAGGGAGCGGTTCGAGGCAGGGCCTAATCGGCTTGACCCCCGGCGCCCGCCCGCTACGATAACCGGGGCCGAAGGATGCGTTCGAATCGGACGAGGAGCCCCGCGGAAATGGAACAAGCCATCGCCAAAGCCGCCGTACTTATCGAGGCATTGCCATATATTCGCCGCTTCCGCGGACGCACCGTCGTCGTGAAACTCGGCGGCTCCTTCATGGACGTCCCCGAGGACCTCGAGGCCGTCTGCGCCGACATCGCCTTCATGCGCGCGGTCGGCATCCGGCCGGTCGTCGTCCACGGCGGCGGCAAGGCCATCACCCGCGCCATGGAGGACGCCGGCCTCGAAGCCAAGTTCGTCGCCGGCCTCCGCTACACCGGGCCCGAGGAACTCCGGATCGTCGAGGACGTCCTCGCGACCGACGTCAACGGCCAGATCGTCGCCCTCCTCGAAACAGCCGGCGCCCGGGCCGAGGGACTCACCACGAAAAACCGTTGCGCCCTCGTGGCCGAACCTCTCAAGGCCAAGGACGGCGAGGATCTCGGCTTCGTCGGACGCGTCGTCCGCGTCGATGCGCTCCTCCTGAGGGGTCTGGTGGACCTCGGAACGATCCCCGTCCTCGCGCCGCTCGGCCTCGGGGCCGACGGCCAGAAGTACAACTGCAACGCCGACGAAGCCGCAGGCGCCGTCGCCCGCGCCCTGGAGGCCGAAAAGTTAGTCAACGTCTCCGACACGCACGGCATCCGGCGCAAGGCCGACGACCCGGAAAGCCTCCTGTCGCACCTCTCGGAACCGGAGGCCGAACGCCTGCTGGCCCAGGGCGTCATTTCGGGCGGCATGATCCCGAAGGTCCGCACGATGCTCGATGCCCTCAAGGGCGGCGTCAAAAAAGCCCACATCGTCTCGGGGCGCGTGCCGCACGCCCTGCTCCTGGAAATCTACACCGACAAGGGCGTCGGCACCGAGATCGTGCCGTAGAAAAAGGGGGGAGGATGTTTATCTTCGGTCTCATCGCGAGCGTGGCCGACCGCGAGAAGGTCCTCGCCAAGGGGATTGAGCGCGGGTGCCTGGAGTGCCTTCGCACAACGCCGCACGTCCTCGTGGAGGAACGCCGGCAACTCTCGATCTTCTTTCTGCCGGTCTGGCGCTGGAACCGGCGGTTCTATCTCGTCTGCGGCGGCTGCGGCCACCCGGAACCCGTCCCGCCGGAAGAGGTCGAGGCCGTTCGCCGCGGCGAATAACCCGCCCGCGCGGACCGTACGAGATAGGGGAAAACAATGGCAAACACATCACCGGAGCCTGACGACATCCTCGGCACGCGACCCGCGGGCGAACGGCGCGCCGGAGCCGCACAGTTAGGGCGCGCCGGCCTCGGACTGCTTCGCCACCGCGCCCTGCGCGTCTGGGGACTTGCCGTCCTGACCTTGGCATGTCTTTTTGTGATCTCGCAACTGGTCTTCGCTCCGCTTAGCATCGGCCTCTTCGTTACCGACGGCCATGATTTCGGTTGGTGGTGGTGGCACATCACAATTATCGTGAACATCGTCGCCATAGCGCCCTTCCTTGCTGCTTATGCGTACGCACTACTTCTGCTCTTGCAAGGCCGCCGCGCGGGTGCAACAACCTTGTTCAGCCCCTTCCGCAGCACCGCGCTCTGGGCGAATACCATGATTGCCGGCAGCGCGGCGCTCTTGGTGCATTGGCTGGTTCCGTGGCTTGGGCGACGGATTCCCTGGACTGAACTGCAATCCGGCCTGGTGGATGAAAACTCGCTCCTGGCCAAGACCTTCCGCCTCATCCCGGTTCCTGAATGGCTCATCCACAGGCTACCACACTGGATCGGCATCCTGCTGGCCATACCCCTCGCATGGTCGGCCCTGAACGTCCTCGTCCTCGGAGACTCCGGCATCCGGGCGATCGTGCGAAGCACGCGTCTGTCGCTTCGTCATTGGCGACTTGCCGCCCTGTACCTGGCGGCCGCCGTTTTGCTTCCCCTGGCCGATTGGGTTTGTGTCCCGCTCGCGGACCTTGCCCTCCTCAACAAAGGCATCGCGCAAGATCTGATCTTCGGTCTCTATGGTCTCTGTAATCTCCTCGTTTCGAGTGTGATATTGCCGCTCGGAACCCTCGTCCTGGTTCTCGTCTACCGCGAGATGGTCTGGCGGGAGCGGGAGGCGGGCCAGGCATCGGCCGCCCTTCTCGGTTGACGCGGAGGCCTCCGCGGGGCAGAATAGGCAGCCCGAGCGCGCCTTGGCGCGTCGGCACGGAAACCCTCAGGAAGGAGTCAGCGATGAACGGTAGCGCAATGGTTCTGGTGCGGGTCGGTTGTCTCGGGGCGATTCTCTGGGCGAGCGTTGCCTTCGCCGGCGAGCCAGCCGGTCCCGAGCCACGCATCACCATCGACGCCGCGAAAACCGGCGAGCCGATCTCGAAGTACATCTACGGCCAATTCATCGAGCACCTGGGCCGGTGCATCTACGGCGGCATCTGGGCCGAGATGCTCGAAGACCGCAAGTTCTGGTTCCCCGTCACGTCCCAGTACGACCCGTACCGCGGGAAGACGCCCGGGCCCGGCGCGCTCTTCCCCGTGGTGGCCGCCTCGCCGTGGGAAGTCCTGAGCCCGCCCGACTCGGTCCGCATGGTGAAGGAAGACGCCTTCGTAGGCGAACACACGCCCCAGGTCGCGCCGGGCAGCGGCATCCGCCAGAACGAACTGGGCCTCGTCAAGGGCAAGGAGTACGTCGGGTACGTGTGGCTCAAAGGCGCCGGGGGCGCCGCCAAGGTTGAGGTGTCGCTTGAGTGGGGCGACGGGGCGGACCAGGCGGCGCGGGCGACGTTCGGGGCCGGGCCGGACCGCTACGAGAAGCGCGCGTTCCGCTTCGCCGCCGGGGCCGACACGGACCACGGGCGGCTCGCGGTCCGCGTGGCGGGCCCGGGCGCGTGCTTCGTCGGCACGGCGTCGCTCATGCCGGCCGACAACGTCCAGGGCATGCGGGCCGACACGCTCGCCGTACTCAAGGAACTCGACGCGCCTGTGTACCGCTGGCCGGGCGGCAACTTCGTGAGCGGGTACAACTGGAAGGACGGCCTCGGCGACCGGGACCGCCGCCCGCCCCGCAAAAACCCCGCCTGGACGGGCGTCGAGCACAACGACTTCGGCCTCGATGAGTTCATGGTCTTCTGCCGGCTCCTGGGGACCGAGCCGTACATTGCCGTCAACAGCGGCAGGGGCGATGCCCAGAGCGCCGTCGAGGAACTCCAGTACGCCAACGGCGGCGCCGACACGCCCATGGGAAAACTGCGGGTGGCCAACGGCCACGCGGAACCGTACGGCGTCAAGTGGTGGGGCATCGGGAACGAGATGTACGGGGGCTGGCAACTCGGTCACATGCCGCTCGAGGAGTACGTCAAGAAACACAACCAATTTGCCGAGGCGATGCGGGCCGGGAACCCTTCCATCCGCCTCGTCGCCGTGGGGGCCGTCGGCCCGTGGAGCGAGGCCATGATGCGCCAGTGCGCCGACCACATGGACCTCGTGAGCGAACACTTCTACGTCCAGAAGAAACCGGACCTCGCGGCCCACGTCCGCCAGTGCCCCGACAGCGTCCGGCGCATCGCCGACGCCCACCGCCGATACCGCCGCGAACTGGAGTCGCTCAAGGGCAAGGACATCCGCATCGCCCTGGACGAGTGGAACCACTGGTACGGCCCGCACGTCTTCGGCGAACTCGGCACGCGGTACTTCCTGAAGGACGCCCTGGGCATCGCGGCCGGACTGCATGAGTTCGCCCGCAACAGCGAGATGTTCTTCATGGCCAACTACGCCCAGACCGTGAACGTCATCGGCTGCATCAAGACCACGAAGACCGCCGCCGCGTTCGACACGACGGGCCTCGTGCTGGCACTCTACCGCAAGCACTTCGGCACGCTGCCGGTGGCGGCAACGGCCACGGCGCCTCTCGACGCCGCCGCTGCCTTCAGCGGGGACCGAAAGACCCTGACCCTCGCCGTCGTCAACGCCTCAACAGAGAAGGCCGACGTCGCGCTGGAGATTCAGGGCGTCGGGCTCACGGGCGCCGGCCGGCGATGGGAGATCACGGGTCCCGGCCCCGACGCCTACAACGAGCCAGGCAAGCCCCCCAGTGTGACGGTGAACGAATCGGCCGTGCGCGGCCTCACGGACAGGATTTCGGTCGCGCCGGCAAGCGTGACGCTCCTCGCGCTCGAGGTCAAATAGGCCACTCGCGCACGCGCTTGACCCGCCGCCGCGAAAGGCGTAACCTCCCTGCGCTGCCCAGGCGAAGGGGATGCGCGATGGCAAAGACGATCCGGATCGGGGTCCTGCTTTCCGGCAGCGGACGGACACTCGAAAACATCCTGAACCACATCCAGGACGGCAGCCTCAAGGGCCTGGCCGAGGTCGCTGTCGTCATCGCTTCGCGCCCCGGCATCCGCGGCATTGAAATCGCCCTGGCCGCCGGCGTCCCCGCCCATGTCATTCGCCGCAATCCCGGCGCGCCGGGATCCGTCCAGGCGTACTCCGACGCCATGGTCGCCCGCCTGGACGAGCGAAAAGTCAACCTGGTTTGCATGGCCGGGTTCCTCTCGTACTGGGTCATCCCTGCGCGGTACCTGGGGCGCGTGATGAACATTCACCCCGCGCTGCTGCCGGCGTTCGGCGGCGAGGGGATGTACGGCCACCACGTGCACGAGGCGGTCCTGGCGCGCGGCTGCAAAGTGAGCGGGTGCACGGTCCACTTCGTCAACAACACGTACGACGACGGGCCGATCGTTTTGCAGCGCGCGGTGCCCGTTCGGGCCGAGGACACGCCCGACGACCTCGCGGCACGAGTGTTCGAGCAAGAATGCATCGCGTACCCGGAGGCGATCCGCCTCTTTGCCGAGGGACGCCTCCGCATCGAAGGCCGCAAGGTCCACATTGACGATCCCGCATACAAGCCCGGCGCCGCCGAGCGCTGCAAGCCAGATTGAGGGCCGTCCTATGGCCGCTCCCTGCTGTGCATTCCGCACTCCGCACTCCGCATTCCGCATTGAGGAGGTCGCCTGGCCGGCGGACGTCGAGGCGCTGTTCATCAGGGTGGCGTGTCGCGCTTCGTTGCCCCCGACGGCCGGGCGGTCCTCGAGCCGCGCGAGAATCCTTTCGACGCACTGCGTGCCGCCCTCGCGGCTACACGTCTTGAAGCCGAGCCCGCACCGCAGGGGGGTGGCACTGGTCCCAGCGCGCCGGGGCCCGCCAGTGCTGTACATGAACCGGCGAAGGATAAGCACGGGCGGACGAGCCGCCCGTGCCACCCGTCCAGGGGAAGCGGAGGGCCCGGAAAGCCGCTCCCATTCGGTCCGGGTTTCTACGGCTATCTCGCCTACGACCTCGGACCGTACGTCGAGCCGACCGCCCCCCTCTCGCCGACGCGCGACATCGCGCTGCCGGACCTCTGGTTCGGCTACTACGAGACGGTCCTGGTGCTGAACCACGCGGAGCGCCGGGCCGTGCTCGTCGGGGCCGACGGGCCGCCCGCCGAGGCGCTCGGTGCGGCGCTGGCCGCGGCCGGCGGGCCCGCTCCCGGCGCGCCGGGCGTCGATGCGGCCCGGCCGGCGCGCGAGGCCTCCTGCAACTTCACGCGCGAAGGTTACCTCGGGGCCGTCGCGCGGGCCCGCGAGTACATCGCGGCCGGCGACATCTTCCAGGTGAACCTGAGCCGGCGCTTCACCGTGCCCCTGGAGCAGAACCCCCCAGGACCGGACCTTCGCCCGGCGAGCCTGTACCGGCGCCTTCGGCGCGCCAACCCGGCGCCCTACGCGGCTTACGTCGGCCTCGGCGCCGGGCGGGCGGTGCTCTCCTCGAGCCCCGAACTCTTCCTCGACCTTGCCGCCGGGCGCGTCGTCACGCGGCCCATCAAGGGCACGCGCCCGCGCCGCGCCGGCGAGGCCGAATCGTCGGACTTCAACCGCCGCGAGCGCGACAACCTCCTCCGGTCCGAAAAGGATAAGGCCGAACTCGTGATGATTACGGACCTGGAGCGGAACGACCTCGGCCGCGTCTGCGATTACGGCAGCGTCCGCGTCACCAATCCGCGCGCGGTCGAGGCCTACGAGGCCGTGTACCACACCGTGGCGACCGTCGAGGGGCGGCTGCACGAGGGGCTGGACCTCGTGGACCTCCTCCGGGCGACGTTCCCGGGCGGCTCCATCACAGGGGCCCCGAAGGTCCGCGCGATGCAGATCATCGCCGAAATCGAGCCGACGCGCCGCAGCGTCTATACCGGCGCGGTCGGATACCTCGCGCCGCCGTCCGGCGCCGAGCCCGCCGGAAGATGCGTTCTTAACATCGCTATCCGGACGCTGCTCGTGGCGGGCCAGGCGGTCCATCTTCAGGCAGGGGGGGGCATCGTCGCCGATTCCGACCCGGCGGCCGAGTTCGACGAAACGAGCGACAAGGCCCGCGCAATGCTCGCCGCCCTGGGCCTTGCGCCGTAAGAAAACGAACGAATCATGAATATCGAACACCGAACCGCAAAAGGAAG
The Planctomycetota bacterium DNA segment above includes these coding regions:
- a CDS encoding anthranilate synthase component I family protein, coding for MSRFVAPDGRAVLEPRENPFDALRAALAATRLEAEPAPQGGGTGPSAPGPASAVHEPAKDKHGRTSRPCHPSRGSGGPGKPLPFGPGFYGYLAYDLGPYVEPTAPLSPTRDIALPDLWFGYYETVLVLNHAERRAVLVGADGPPAEALGAALAAAGGPAPGAPGVDAARPAREASCNFTREGYLGAVARAREYIAAGDIFQVNLSRRFTVPLEQNPPGPDLRPASLYRRLRRANPAPYAAYVGLGAGRAVLSSSPELFLDLAAGRVVTRPIKGTRPRRAGEAESSDFNRRERDNLLRSEKDKAELVMITDLERNDLGRVCDYGSVRVTNPRAVEAYEAVYHTVATVEGRLHEGLDLVDLLRATFPGGSITGAPKVRAMQIIAEIEPTRRSVYTGAVGYLAPPSGAEPAGRCVLNIAIRTLLVAGQAVHLQAGGGIVADSDPAAEFDETSDKARAMLAALGLAP
- a CDS encoding alpha-N-arabinofuranosidase, encoding MNGSAMVLVRVGCLGAILWASVAFAGEPAGPEPRITIDAAKTGEPISKYIYGQFIEHLGRCIYGGIWAEMLEDRKFWFPVTSQYDPYRGKTPGPGALFPVVAASPWEVLSPPDSVRMVKEDAFVGEHTPQVAPGSGIRQNELGLVKGKEYVGYVWLKGAGGAAKVEVSLEWGDGADQAARATFGAGPDRYEKRAFRFAAGADTDHGRLAVRVAGPGACFVGTASLMPADNVQGMRADTLAVLKELDAPVYRWPGGNFVSGYNWKDGLGDRDRRPPRKNPAWTGVEHNDFGLDEFMVFCRLLGTEPYIAVNSGRGDAQSAVEELQYANGGADTPMGKLRVANGHAEPYGVKWWGIGNEMYGGWQLGHMPLEEYVKKHNQFAEAMRAGNPSIRLVAVGAVGPWSEAMMRQCADHMDLVSEHFYVQKKPDLAAHVRQCPDSVRRIADAHRRYRRELESLKGKDIRIALDEWNHWYGPHVFGELGTRYFLKDALGIAAGLHEFARNSEMFFMANYAQTVNVIGCIKTTKTAAAFDTTGLVLALYRKHFGTLPVAATATAPLDAAAAFSGDRKTLTLAVVNASTEKADVALEIQGVGLTGAGRRWEITGPGPDAYNEPGKPPSVTVNESAVRGLTDRISVAPASVTLLALEVK
- the argB gene encoding acetylglutamate kinase, whose product is MEQAIAKAAVLIEALPYIRRFRGRTVVVKLGGSFMDVPEDLEAVCADIAFMRAVGIRPVVVHGGGKAITRAMEDAGLEAKFVAGLRYTGPEELRIVEDVLATDVNGQIVALLETAGARAEGLTTKNRCALVAEPLKAKDGEDLGFVGRVVRVDALLLRGLVDLGTIPVLAPLGLGADGQKYNCNADEAAGAVARALEAEKLVNVSDTHGIRRKADDPESLLSHLSEPEAERLLAQGVISGGMIPKVRTMLDALKGGVKKAHIVSGRVPHALLLEIYTDKGVGTEIVP
- a CDS encoding phage portal protein, with protein sequence MTKPMRLDFRNFADPELDAGLVEYLVRDDAIPRAIHFNRLWAYYKNDLSPLVAGLADLEAVRSIDSDWAACARPYTQAQEFGLPARITGRSHLGYGGEGVPHGAFRRKEVVIENDIGWRVDCGVHYLAGKPVAVESLAESRDLASQIEAVLRVVWAANGGQALLEEAALLGAIYGFVDLVVRARPVEAGEGASVESRAASAVAIEAVEAPRVLPILEEDDYRRLRYWIQTFRKQANRVADGTPAERLLGRSRPQIDEVEVLEILGPRWWQRYEDGELAGEGENPLGRVPVVHIQNLAHPYHYEGLGEVEPLVPLQDELNTRLSDRANRVTFQSFKMYLGRGIEGFEDRPVAPGRMWATDNPEASIEEFGGDAESPSEESHIAELREAMDKVSGVTPLAAGLLKDQLGNLSSATALRVVLMGTLARLERKQLTYGAGLVEVNRMILEALDRLGILETPAEARGTRLHWPSPLPENLGEKLAEAKAKRDLGVPAETVLRELGYGPDD
- a CDS encoding zinc ribbon domain-containing protein, which encodes MFIFGLIASVADREKVLAKGIERGCLECLRTTPHVLVEERRQLSIFFLPVWRWNRRFYLVCGGCGHPEPVPPEEVEAVRRGE
- the purN gene encoding phosphoribosylglycinamide formyltransferase; this translates as MAKTIRIGVLLSGSGRTLENILNHIQDGSLKGLAEVAVVIASRPGIRGIEIALAAGVPAHVIRRNPGAPGSVQAYSDAMVARLDERKVNLVCMAGFLSYWVIPARYLGRVMNIHPALLPAFGGEGMYGHHVHEAVLARGCKVSGCTVHFVNNTYDDGPIVLQRAVPVRAEDTPDDLAARVFEQECIAYPEAIRLFAEGRLRIEGRKVHIDDPAYKPGAAERCKPD